A window of the Vigna angularis cultivar LongXiaoDou No.4 chromosome 3, ASM1680809v1, whole genome shotgun sequence genome harbors these coding sequences:
- the LOC108326133 gene encoding LEAF RUST 10 DISEASE-RESISTANCE LOCUS RECEPTOR-LIKE PROTEIN KINASE-like 1.1 isoform X3, which yields MSPVHGFVLLLLFSKFMPLLLAAGDHGRCSFPCGYLGNLTFPFTITGRPDCGFLSIRNCSDDPHTPKYIQLQPNGGWVQNRSCEVFTNSYTLPLKSHFAAFRLLYNTSLFLCNKTLNATNKNMSKYNACLGYDIYYNHFNKTDEDASQSSLKACKKVLLPIKDVPDANDPFTFVTGDVTVVVTLTDQCSDCHYRKRGQCQLDSREQFCCANAPEKSSRWKVKLALGLGIGVPCMMLIGLLFFLLLRKRKHATSGGQLKSRDSYSDSSSISLRANSAEYFGVPLFSYAQLKEVTNNFDHAQELGDGGFGTVYYGKLPDGREVAVKRLYEHNWRRVEQFMNEVKILTRLRHKNLVSLYGCTSRHSRELLLVYEYISNGTVACHLHGGLTKPGFLPWPTRMKIAIETASALAYLHASDIIHRDVKTNNILLDNNFCVKVADFGLSRDFPNDVTHVSTAPQGSPGYLDPEYYSCYQLTIKSDVYSFGVVLIELLSSKPAVDMNRSRDEINLSNLAVRKIQESAIGELVDPCLGFDSDSRVKGMIVSVAGLALQCLQREKELRPSMDEVLHELQRIESGKDEIDVDNGGVAESRAHSPPPASPEWDEAVLLKNTNPTSPDTVTDKWESKCTTPNISG from the exons ATGAGTCCGGTTCATGGATTCGTATTACTGCTTTTGTTTTCTAAGTTTATGCCACTTCTCTTGGCAGCCGGGGACCATGGAAGGTGTTCATTTCCTTGTGGATATCTTGGCAATCTCACTTTCCCTTTTACTATAACTGGACGCCCCGACTGTGGCTTCTTGTCCATACGAAATTGTAGTGATGATCCACATACGCCCAAATATATCCAATTACAACCAAATGGAGGTTGGGTTCAG AACCGAAGTTGTGAAGTTTTCACAAACAGTTATACTCTTCCTCTTAAATCTCACTTTGCTGCTTTTAGATTGTTATACAACACAAGTCTGTTCTTGTGCAACAAGACCCTCAATGccacaaataaaaatatgagcAAGTATAATGCGTGCCTTGGCTACGATATCTACTACAACCACTTCAATAAAACAGACGAGGATGCGTCTCAGAGTTCTTTGAAAGCGTGTAAAAAGGTCCTGCTTCCAATTAAAGACGTGCCTGACGCCAATGACCCATTTACTTTCGTAACTGGCGATGTCACTGTTGTAGTAACATTAACAGATCAATGTTCAGATTGCCACTATCGCAAAAGAGGGCAGTGTCAACTTGACAGCAGAGAGCAATTTTGTTGTGCCAATG CTCCGGAAAAAAGCTCGCGTTGGAAGGTCAAACTGGCTTTAG GTTTAGGCATTGGAGTCCCATGCATGATGTTAATTGGGTTGTTGTTTTTCCTTCTACTCCGCAAACGAAAACATGCTACCTCAGGCGGACAACTAAAGTCAAGAGATTCTTATTCAGATTCCTCCTCCATTTCTCTTCGAGCAAATAGTGCCGAATACTTTGGAGTTCCACTCTTCTCTTACGCGCAGCTTAAAGAAGTGACAAACAATTTCGACCATGCTCAGGAACTTGGAGATGGAGGCTTCGGTACTGTCTACTATG GGAAACTCCCAGATGGAAGGGAAGTTGCGGTTAAGCGGTTATACGAGCACAATTGGAGGCGAGTAGAACAGTTCATGAACGAAGTTAAAATCCTCACACGGTTGCGTCACAAAAATCTAGTGTCACTCTACGGGTGCACTTCACGGCACAGCCGTGAACTCCTACTTGTGTACGAATACATTTCAAACGGCACCGTAGCATGTCATCTCCACGGTGGATTAACCAAGCCTGGCTTTCTACCATGGCCTACACGTATGAAAATTGCCATAGAAACTGCCAGTGCATTGGCTTATCTCCACGCCTCAGACATCATCCACCGTGACGTGAAAACAAATAACATTCTCCTGGACAACAACTTCTGTGTTAAGGTAGCAGATTTTGGTCTTTCAAGAGACTTCCCAAACGATGTAACACATGTCTCCACAGCTCCCCAAGGATCCCCGGGTTACCTTGACCCTGAATATTATAGCTGCTACCAGCTGACTATTAAGAGTGATGTGTATAGTTTTGGGGTTGTGCTTATTGAGCTGCTCTCATCGAAGCCTGCTGTTGATATGAACAGGAGTAGGGATGAGATTAACTTGTCAAATCTAGCAGTTAGGAAGATTCAAGAAAGTGCAATTGGTGAGCTTGTAGATCCTTGCCTTGGTTTTGATTCGGACAGTAGGGTTAAAGGGATGATAGTTTCAGTGGCAGGGTTGGCTTTACAGTGTTTGCAGAGGGAAAAGGAGTTGAGACCTTCGATGGATGAGGTGTTGCATGAACTGCAGAGAATTGAGAGTGGGAAGGATGAGATAGATGTTGATAATGGAGGAGTTGCAGAAAGTCGTGCACATTCACCACCACCGGCTTCACCAGAGTGGGATGAAGCTGTACTGTTGAAGAATACGAATCCTACTTCCCCTGACACTGTCACTGATAAATGGGAAAGTAAATGTACTACACCTAATATAAGTGGCTAA
- the LOC108326133 gene encoding LEAF RUST 10 DISEASE-RESISTANCE LOCUS RECEPTOR-LIKE PROTEIN KINASE-like 1.1 isoform X5, whose product MIHIRPNISNYNQMEVGFRLLYNTSLFLCNKTLNATNKNMSKYNACLGYDIYYNHFNKTDEDASQSSLKACKKVLLPIKDVPDANDPFTFVTGDVTVVVTLTDQCSDCHYRKRGQCQLDSREQFCCANAPEKSSRWKVKLALGLGIGVPCMMLIGLLFFLLLRKRKHATSGGQLKSRDSYSDSSSISLRANSAEYFGVPLFSYAQLKEVTNNFDHAQELGDGGFGTVYYGKLPDGREVAVKRLYEHNWRRVEQFMNEVKILTRLRHKNLVSLYGCTSRHSRELLLVYEYISNGTVACHLHGGLTKPGFLPWPTRMKIAIETASALAYLHASDIIHRDVKTNNILLDNNFCVKVADFGLSRDFPNDVTHVSTAPQGSPGYLDPEYYSCYQLTIKSDVYSFGVVLIELLSSKPAVDMNRSRDEINLSNLAVRKIQESAIGELVDPCLGFDSDSRVKGMIVSVAGLALQCLQREKELRPSMDEVLHELQRIESGKDEIDVDNGGVAESRAHSPPPASPEWDEAVLLKNTNPTSPDTVTDKWESKCTTPNISG is encoded by the exons ATGATCCACATACGCCCAAATATATCCAATTACAACCAAATGGAGGTTGGGTTCAG ATTGTTATACAACACAAGTCTGTTCTTGTGCAACAAGACCCTCAATGccacaaataaaaatatgagcAAGTATAATGCGTGCCTTGGCTACGATATCTACTACAACCACTTCAATAAAACAGACGAGGATGCGTCTCAGAGTTCTTTGAAAGCGTGTAAAAAGGTCCTGCTTCCAATTAAAGACGTGCCTGACGCCAATGACCCATTTACTTTCGTAACTGGCGATGTCACTGTTGTAGTAACATTAACAGATCAATGTTCAGATTGCCACTATCGCAAAAGAGGGCAGTGTCAACTTGACAGCAGAGAGCAATTTTGTTGTGCCAATG CTCCGGAAAAAAGCTCGCGTTGGAAGGTCAAACTGGCTTTAG GTTTAGGCATTGGAGTCCCATGCATGATGTTAATTGGGTTGTTGTTTTTCCTTCTACTCCGCAAACGAAAACATGCTACCTCAGGCGGACAACTAAAGTCAAGAGATTCTTATTCAGATTCCTCCTCCATTTCTCTTCGAGCAAATAGTGCCGAATACTTTGGAGTTCCACTCTTCTCTTACGCGCAGCTTAAAGAAGTGACAAACAATTTCGACCATGCTCAGGAACTTGGAGATGGAGGCTTCGGTACTGTCTACTATG GGAAACTCCCAGATGGAAGGGAAGTTGCGGTTAAGCGGTTATACGAGCACAATTGGAGGCGAGTAGAACAGTTCATGAACGAAGTTAAAATCCTCACACGGTTGCGTCACAAAAATCTAGTGTCACTCTACGGGTGCACTTCACGGCACAGCCGTGAACTCCTACTTGTGTACGAATACATTTCAAACGGCACCGTAGCATGTCATCTCCACGGTGGATTAACCAAGCCTGGCTTTCTACCATGGCCTACACGTATGAAAATTGCCATAGAAACTGCCAGTGCATTGGCTTATCTCCACGCCTCAGACATCATCCACCGTGACGTGAAAACAAATAACATTCTCCTGGACAACAACTTCTGTGTTAAGGTAGCAGATTTTGGTCTTTCAAGAGACTTCCCAAACGATGTAACACATGTCTCCACAGCTCCCCAAGGATCCCCGGGTTACCTTGACCCTGAATATTATAGCTGCTACCAGCTGACTATTAAGAGTGATGTGTATAGTTTTGGGGTTGTGCTTATTGAGCTGCTCTCATCGAAGCCTGCTGTTGATATGAACAGGAGTAGGGATGAGATTAACTTGTCAAATCTAGCAGTTAGGAAGATTCAAGAAAGTGCAATTGGTGAGCTTGTAGATCCTTGCCTTGGTTTTGATTCGGACAGTAGGGTTAAAGGGATGATAGTTTCAGTGGCAGGGTTGGCTTTACAGTGTTTGCAGAGGGAAAAGGAGTTGAGACCTTCGATGGATGAGGTGTTGCATGAACTGCAGAGAATTGAGAGTGGGAAGGATGAGATAGATGTTGATAATGGAGGAGTTGCAGAAAGTCGTGCACATTCACCACCACCGGCTTCACCAGAGTGGGATGAAGCTGTACTGTTGAAGAATACGAATCCTACTTCCCCTGACACTGTCACTGATAAATGGGAAAGTAAATGTACTACACCTAATATAAGTGGCTAA
- the LOC108326133 gene encoding LEAF RUST 10 DISEASE-RESISTANCE LOCUS RECEPTOR-LIKE PROTEIN KINASE-like 1.2 isoform X4, with protein MINQNTQFFILKPLLSPIIIFYLLAQITSSQVDPKFVACAPKTCPNNNQSISFPFYIQGTQEPYCGSPGFQISCSLDGFPILNLSHTQYLIHQIFYQNQSLRLSNAAFSALQSNTTRGCLVPTQNLTLPPTNVFRVAPNQTDMVLFYGCDAPSLHEQRVGCSAENETSSVLALDKRDENISVVAENCKGEVVDTVVEDGIGGVAEALSKGFLLSWTASNCNVCNSTGGRCGFDSNMYAFRCYCTDRVHSAKCGEDDPGKLPDGREVAVKRLYEHNWRRVEQFMNEVKILTRLRHKNLVSLYGCTSRHSRELLLVYEYISNGTVACHLHGGLTKPGFLPWPTRMKIAIETASALAYLHASDIIHRDVKTNNILLDNNFCVKVADFGLSRDFPNDVTHVSTAPQGSPGYLDPEYYSCYQLTIKSDVYSFGVVLIELLSSKPAVDMNRSRDEINLSNLAVRKIQESAIGELVDPCLGFDSDSRVKGMIVSVAGLALQCLQREKELRPSMDEVLHELQRIESGKDEIDVDNGGVAESRAHSPPPASPEWDEAVLLKNTNPTSPDTVTDKWESKCTTPNISG; from the exons ATGATAAACCAAAACACCCAATTTTTTATCCTCAAACCCCTCCTTTCTCccatcatcatcttctaccTCCTTGCCCAAATCACTTCTTCTCAAGTCGATCCTAAATTCGTTGCTTGTGCACCCAAAACCTGCCCCAACAACAACCAATCTATAAGCTTTCCTTTTTACATCCAAGGAACGCAAGAACCTTACTGTGGGAGCCCTGGTTTTCAAATCTCCTGTTCTCTAGATGGCTTCCCTATCCTCAATCTCTCTCACACCCAATACCTCATTCATCAAATCTTCTACCAAAATCAGTCCCTGCGACTGTCCAATGCCGCGTTCTCAGCTTTGCAATCAAACACCACCAGAGGTTGTCTTGTTCCAACTCAGAATCTCACTCTTCCTCCTACTAACGTGTTCCGTGTTGCTCCGAATCAAACGGACATGGTGTTGTTCTACGGCTGTGACGCACCTTCGCTTCACGAACAAAGAGTTGGGTGTTCTGCAGAAAACGAGACGAGTTCCGTTTTGGCATTGGATAAAAGAGATGAAAATATAAGCGTTGTGGCAGAGAATTGCAAGGGTGAGGTGGTGGATACGGTTGTGGAAGATGGAATAGGAGGGGTTGCTGAAGCGTTGAGCAAAGGGTTTTTGCTGTCGTGGACTGCGAGTAACTGCAACGTCTGCAACAGTACCGGAGGGAGGTGCGGTTTTGATTCAAATATGTACGCTTTCAGGTGTTATTGCACTGACAGAGTTCATTCTGCCAAATGTGGAGAGGATGATCCAG GGAAACTCCCAGATGGAAGGGAAGTTGCGGTTAAGCGGTTATACGAGCACAATTGGAGGCGAGTAGAACAGTTCATGAACGAAGTTAAAATCCTCACACGGTTGCGTCACAAAAATCTAGTGTCACTCTACGGGTGCACTTCACGGCACAGCCGTGAACTCCTACTTGTGTACGAATACATTTCAAACGGCACCGTAGCATGTCATCTCCACGGTGGATTAACCAAGCCTGGCTTTCTACCATGGCCTACACGTATGAAAATTGCCATAGAAACTGCCAGTGCATTGGCTTATCTCCACGCCTCAGACATCATCCACCGTGACGTGAAAACAAATAACATTCTCCTGGACAACAACTTCTGTGTTAAGGTAGCAGATTTTGGTCTTTCAAGAGACTTCCCAAACGATGTAACACATGTCTCCACAGCTCCCCAAGGATCCCCGGGTTACCTTGACCCTGAATATTATAGCTGCTACCAGCTGACTATTAAGAGTGATGTGTATAGTTTTGGGGTTGTGCTTATTGAGCTGCTCTCATCGAAGCCTGCTGTTGATATGAACAGGAGTAGGGATGAGATTAACTTGTCAAATCTAGCAGTTAGGAAGATTCAAGAAAGTGCAATTGGTGAGCTTGTAGATCCTTGCCTTGGTTTTGATTCGGACAGTAGGGTTAAAGGGATGATAGTTTCAGTGGCAGGGTTGGCTTTACAGTGTTTGCAGAGGGAAAAGGAGTTGAGACCTTCGATGGATGAGGTGTTGCATGAACTGCAGAGAATTGAGAGTGGGAAGGATGAGATAGATGTTGATAATGGAGGAGTTGCAGAAAGTCGTGCACATTCACCACCACCGGCTTCACCAGAGTGGGATGAAGCTGTACTGTTGAAGAATACGAATCCTACTTCCCCTGACACTGTCACTGATAAATGGGAAAGTAAATGTACTACACCTAATATAAGTGGCTAA
- the LOC108326133 gene encoding LEAF RUST 10 DISEASE-RESISTANCE LOCUS RECEPTOR-LIKE PROTEIN KINASE-like 1.2 isoform X1, translating to MINQNTQFFILKPLLSPIIIFYLLAQITSSQVDPKFVACAPKTCPNNNQSISFPFYIQGTQEPYCGSPGFQISCSLDGFPILNLSHTQYLIHQIFYQNQSLRLSNAAFSALQSNTTRGCLVPTQNLTLPPTNVFRVAPNQTDMVLFYGCDAPSLHEQRVGCSAENETSSVLALDKRDENISVVAENCKGEVVDTVVEDGIGGVAEALSKGFLLSWTASNCNVCNSTGGRCGFDSNMYAFRCYCTDRVHSAKCGEDDPAPEKSSRWKVKLALGLGIGVPCMMLIGLLFFLLLRKRKHATSGGQLKSRDSYSDSSSISLRANSAEYFGVPLFSYAQLKEVTNNFDHAQELGDGGFGTVYYGKLPDGREVAVKRLYEHNWRRVEQFMNEVKILTRLRHKNLVSLYGCTSRHSRELLLVYEYISNGTVACHLHGGLTKPGFLPWPTRMKIAIETASALAYLHASDIIHRDVKTNNILLDNNFCVKVADFGLSRDFPNDVTHVSTAPQGSPGYLDPEYYSCYQLTIKSDVYSFGVVLIELLSSKPAVDMNRSRDEINLSNLAVRKIQESAIGELVDPCLGFDSDSRVKGMIVSVAGLALQCLQREKELRPSMDEVLHELQRIESGKDEIDVDNGGVAESRAHSPPPASPEWDEAVLLKNTNPTSPDTVTDKWESKCTTPNISG from the exons ATGATAAACCAAAACACCCAATTTTTTATCCTCAAACCCCTCCTTTCTCccatcatcatcttctaccTCCTTGCCCAAATCACTTCTTCTCAAGTCGATCCTAAATTCGTTGCTTGTGCACCCAAAACCTGCCCCAACAACAACCAATCTATAAGCTTTCCTTTTTACATCCAAGGAACGCAAGAACCTTACTGTGGGAGCCCTGGTTTTCAAATCTCCTGTTCTCTAGATGGCTTCCCTATCCTCAATCTCTCTCACACCCAATACCTCATTCATCAAATCTTCTACCAAAATCAGTCCCTGCGACTGTCCAATGCCGCGTTCTCAGCTTTGCAATCAAACACCACCAGAGGTTGTCTTGTTCCAACTCAGAATCTCACTCTTCCTCCTACTAACGTGTTCCGTGTTGCTCCGAATCAAACGGACATGGTGTTGTTCTACGGCTGTGACGCACCTTCGCTTCACGAACAAAGAGTTGGGTGTTCTGCAGAAAACGAGACGAGTTCCGTTTTGGCATTGGATAAAAGAGATGAAAATATAAGCGTTGTGGCAGAGAATTGCAAGGGTGAGGTGGTGGATACGGTTGTGGAAGATGGAATAGGAGGGGTTGCTGAAGCGTTGAGCAAAGGGTTTTTGCTGTCGTGGACTGCGAGTAACTGCAACGTCTGCAACAGTACCGGAGGGAGGTGCGGTTTTGATTCAAATATGTACGCTTTCAGGTGTTATTGCACTGACAGAGTTCATTCTGCCAAATGTGGAGAGGATGATCCAG CTCCGGAAAAAAGCTCGCGTTGGAAGGTCAAACTGGCTTTAG GTTTAGGCATTGGAGTCCCATGCATGATGTTAATTGGGTTGTTGTTTTTCCTTCTACTCCGCAAACGAAAACATGCTACCTCAGGCGGACAACTAAAGTCAAGAGATTCTTATTCAGATTCCTCCTCCATTTCTCTTCGAGCAAATAGTGCCGAATACTTTGGAGTTCCACTCTTCTCTTACGCGCAGCTTAAAGAAGTGACAAACAATTTCGACCATGCTCAGGAACTTGGAGATGGAGGCTTCGGTACTGTCTACTATG GGAAACTCCCAGATGGAAGGGAAGTTGCGGTTAAGCGGTTATACGAGCACAATTGGAGGCGAGTAGAACAGTTCATGAACGAAGTTAAAATCCTCACACGGTTGCGTCACAAAAATCTAGTGTCACTCTACGGGTGCACTTCACGGCACAGCCGTGAACTCCTACTTGTGTACGAATACATTTCAAACGGCACCGTAGCATGTCATCTCCACGGTGGATTAACCAAGCCTGGCTTTCTACCATGGCCTACACGTATGAAAATTGCCATAGAAACTGCCAGTGCATTGGCTTATCTCCACGCCTCAGACATCATCCACCGTGACGTGAAAACAAATAACATTCTCCTGGACAACAACTTCTGTGTTAAGGTAGCAGATTTTGGTCTTTCAAGAGACTTCCCAAACGATGTAACACATGTCTCCACAGCTCCCCAAGGATCCCCGGGTTACCTTGACCCTGAATATTATAGCTGCTACCAGCTGACTATTAAGAGTGATGTGTATAGTTTTGGGGTTGTGCTTATTGAGCTGCTCTCATCGAAGCCTGCTGTTGATATGAACAGGAGTAGGGATGAGATTAACTTGTCAAATCTAGCAGTTAGGAAGATTCAAGAAAGTGCAATTGGTGAGCTTGTAGATCCTTGCCTTGGTTTTGATTCGGACAGTAGGGTTAAAGGGATGATAGTTTCAGTGGCAGGGTTGGCTTTACAGTGTTTGCAGAGGGAAAAGGAGTTGAGACCTTCGATGGATGAGGTGTTGCATGAACTGCAGAGAATTGAGAGTGGGAAGGATGAGATAGATGTTGATAATGGAGGAGTTGCAGAAAGTCGTGCACATTCACCACCACCGGCTTCACCAGAGTGGGATGAAGCTGTACTGTTGAAGAATACGAATCCTACTTCCCCTGACACTGTCACTGATAAATGGGAAAGTAAATGTACTACACCTAATATAAGTGGCTAA
- the LOC108326133 gene encoding LEAF RUST 10 DISEASE-RESISTANCE LOCUS RECEPTOR-LIKE PROTEIN KINASE-like 1.1 isoform X2, with amino-acid sequence MSPVHGFVLLLLFSKFMPLLLAAGDHGRCSFPCGYLGNLTFPFTITGRPDCGFLSIRNCSDDPHTPKYIQLQPNGGWVQVVTTYSLISSSTIRFATFQFRDKYFYDLLQNRSCEVFTNSYTLPLKSHFAAFRLLYNTSLFLCNKTLNATNKNMSKYNACLGYDIYYNHFNKTDEDASQSSLKACKKVLLPIKDVPDANDPFTFVTGDVTVVVTLTDQCSDCHYRKRGQCQLDSREQFCCANAPEKSSRWKVKLALGLGIGVPCMMLIGLLFFLLLRKRKHATSGGQLKSRDSYSDSSSISLRANSAEYFGVPLFSYAQLKEVTNNFDHAQELGDGGFGTVYYGKLPDGREVAVKRLYEHNWRRVEQFMNEVKILTRLRHKNLVSLYGCTSRHSRELLLVYEYISNGTVACHLHGGLTKPGFLPWPTRMKIAIETASALAYLHASDIIHRDVKTNNILLDNNFCVKVADFGLSRDFPNDVTHVSTAPQGSPGYLDPEYYSCYQLTIKSDVYSFGVVLIELLSSKPAVDMNRSRDEINLSNLAVRKIQESAIGELVDPCLGFDSDSRVKGMIVSVAGLALQCLQREKELRPSMDEVLHELQRIESGKDEIDVDNGGVAESRAHSPPPASPEWDEAVLLKNTNPTSPDTVTDKWESKCTTPNISG; translated from the exons ATGAGTCCGGTTCATGGATTCGTATTACTGCTTTTGTTTTCTAAGTTTATGCCACTTCTCTTGGCAGCCGGGGACCATGGAAGGTGTTCATTTCCTTGTGGATATCTTGGCAATCTCACTTTCCCTTTTACTATAACTGGACGCCCCGACTGTGGCTTCTTGTCCATACGAAATTGTAGTGATGATCCACATACGCCCAAATATATCCAATTACAACCAAATGGAGGTTGGGTTCAGGTTGTAACCACATATTCGCTTATTAGTAGCTCTACTATCCGTTTCGCAACTTTTCAATTTAGagacaaatatttttatgatctTCTGCAGAACCGAAGTTGTGAAGTTTTCACAAACAGTTATACTCTTCCTCTTAAATCTCACTTTGCTGCTTTTAGATTGTTATACAACACAAGTCTGTTCTTGTGCAACAAGACCCTCAATGccacaaataaaaatatgagcAAGTATAATGCGTGCCTTGGCTACGATATCTACTACAACCACTTCAATAAAACAGACGAGGATGCGTCTCAGAGTTCTTTGAAAGCGTGTAAAAAGGTCCTGCTTCCAATTAAAGACGTGCCTGACGCCAATGACCCATTTACTTTCGTAACTGGCGATGTCACTGTTGTAGTAACATTAACAGATCAATGTTCAGATTGCCACTATCGCAAAAGAGGGCAGTGTCAACTTGACAGCAGAGAGCAATTTTGTTGTGCCAATG CTCCGGAAAAAAGCTCGCGTTGGAAGGTCAAACTGGCTTTAG GTTTAGGCATTGGAGTCCCATGCATGATGTTAATTGGGTTGTTGTTTTTCCTTCTACTCCGCAAACGAAAACATGCTACCTCAGGCGGACAACTAAAGTCAAGAGATTCTTATTCAGATTCCTCCTCCATTTCTCTTCGAGCAAATAGTGCCGAATACTTTGGAGTTCCACTCTTCTCTTACGCGCAGCTTAAAGAAGTGACAAACAATTTCGACCATGCTCAGGAACTTGGAGATGGAGGCTTCGGTACTGTCTACTATG GGAAACTCCCAGATGGAAGGGAAGTTGCGGTTAAGCGGTTATACGAGCACAATTGGAGGCGAGTAGAACAGTTCATGAACGAAGTTAAAATCCTCACACGGTTGCGTCACAAAAATCTAGTGTCACTCTACGGGTGCACTTCACGGCACAGCCGTGAACTCCTACTTGTGTACGAATACATTTCAAACGGCACCGTAGCATGTCATCTCCACGGTGGATTAACCAAGCCTGGCTTTCTACCATGGCCTACACGTATGAAAATTGCCATAGAAACTGCCAGTGCATTGGCTTATCTCCACGCCTCAGACATCATCCACCGTGACGTGAAAACAAATAACATTCTCCTGGACAACAACTTCTGTGTTAAGGTAGCAGATTTTGGTCTTTCAAGAGACTTCCCAAACGATGTAACACATGTCTCCACAGCTCCCCAAGGATCCCCGGGTTACCTTGACCCTGAATATTATAGCTGCTACCAGCTGACTATTAAGAGTGATGTGTATAGTTTTGGGGTTGTGCTTATTGAGCTGCTCTCATCGAAGCCTGCTGTTGATATGAACAGGAGTAGGGATGAGATTAACTTGTCAAATCTAGCAGTTAGGAAGATTCAAGAAAGTGCAATTGGTGAGCTTGTAGATCCTTGCCTTGGTTTTGATTCGGACAGTAGGGTTAAAGGGATGATAGTTTCAGTGGCAGGGTTGGCTTTACAGTGTTTGCAGAGGGAAAAGGAGTTGAGACCTTCGATGGATGAGGTGTTGCATGAACTGCAGAGAATTGAGAGTGGGAAGGATGAGATAGATGTTGATAATGGAGGAGTTGCAGAAAGTCGTGCACATTCACCACCACCGGCTTCACCAGAGTGGGATGAAGCTGTACTGTTGAAGAATACGAATCCTACTTCCCCTGACACTGTCACTGATAAATGGGAAAGTAAATGTACTACACCTAATATAAGTGGCTAA